The sequence AATGCTGCCACCCTGGGACTGGCGCCGGCGGGTAATGCGGCCATCCATTGGTCTATGTTTTTATGAAAACCGGGCACACAATGAAAGGCTCCGTCTGCAGCGGTTACATCATTCAGATATAACAATCCCTGCAAAACAAAAGGTATAGGTAATTGCAGGCTTACATCCCAGTGAAGCGGGCTGCCTGCAAATGTATAAAAGTTTGTTTCAGGCGGATTGAAACTTACTTTATCTACTAAAAGGTAGATATCCGTTTCGCCGTACAGTTCCCGGTATACTTGCCTGATCTTTGCAGCCCTCCTGTTTACTTCAAGAGCCGTGTGCTGAAAGAAACTAAGCATTAATCCTTTTTTTTCGGGGTGAAACTTGTACCAACTGGCGGGATCAGTTATATCAGCATCAAGAAACTGCCATATAGCATTTCTTGCGGCAACTGCATCTTCCTCAGCTACAGCATTTTTAACTACTAAATAGCCATTCCTATCCCAAAAATCCAGGTCCTCTGCGGTTAGTGATACATCACTGAAAACGGCCGGTTGCTCTGAAAGTTTTGTTTGGCCCAGCCAGTCAATAAACGCGTCGAAGGATGGGTTTTTTGAATATAAATAGTTCAACGCTTCTTCCGTTCCTCTGCCATATGAAGATAAACTATATACTTGCGTTTCCCATTCGCCGGGAATTGTATTATTTGATATTTTATATCCCGGAGTATTCCGTTCCCAAAATTTATATAACGCGGTGAATGATATTGTTTCCGTTTCCATGTTATGTGATCCACACAACCAGACACTTTAAACAAAGAGACTTTGTAAACCTGGTGTTCGATAGCGATCTATACTATCAAATATACGCAATGCCGGATATTCCTTGGTGTAATTTGCTAAAAATAAAGCAAAAGATTACCTGAGGCATAAAAGAAGAGGCCGTCTCATAATTCAATTATGAGGCGGTTTTTTCGTTGATGCCGATTTAGATGAGTTATTAGGAAAGCGGGACTGTATCAGCCTGCTTTCGATTTTTTTGAGTTGGTTCAGGTGTTTTTATCGGATAAAAAGCCTTTTTTATCAGGCTTTCCACTTTCTGAGGTTATGTGCGATGGATAATAATCCTATTTCGACCTCGGTTTTGGACATTCCCTTCAGCAGGAATCGCCTGAAGCCGTGATTATGCTTCAGGTTGGCGAACACCGGTTCGATATCTGCGGGCCGTCGCTTTCGGTATTTGATGCCCTTTTCGGTATTCAGTCTTTCTTTCGCTATCTGCTTGTGTATTCTAAGGCTGTGGTTGATCTCCACCACGCGGTTACACCGGCATATTGTATCGTTGGTTCAGGTAAAGGCAAATGCCCACCACAAACAGGCCGGCCACGGCGGCGCTGTCTTCAAATAGTACCAGGAAGTTGGATGGATCCTTGCTTTTTACCACAGCTTCCCAAAACGGGGTTTGGCCGCGCACCTGCTTAAAGTGCTTAATAGCGATTACAAGCGATGCCCCCTCAAAAAGAACGGATAAGCCCAGTACCCAATAACTCATCAGCGGGTTGCCCAGCGGTTCCGGTTCGCGGATGTGGACGATGCCCTGATAAATTGATATGCCCCCGCCCAGCCCGAAGATGAGGATGGA comes from Mucilaginibacter mali and encodes:
- a CDS encoding phytanoyl-CoA dioxygenase family protein, yielding METETISFTALYKFWERNTPGYKISNNTIPGEWETQVYSLSSYGRGTEEALNYLYSKNPSFDAFIDWLGQTKLSEQPAVFSDVSLTAEDLDFWDRNGYLVVKNAVAEEDAVAARNAIWQFLDADITDPASWYKFHPEKKGLMLSFFQHTALEVNRRAAKIRQVYRELYGETDIYLLVDKVSFNPPETNFYTFAGSPLHWDVSLQLPIPFVLQGLLYLNDVTAADGAFHCVPGFHKNIDQWMAALPAGASPRVAALNELTPVAVPGKAGDLVIWHQALPHCATPNKGKTPRMVQYITYKPVKTVTADIWK
- a CDS encoding transposase → MEINHSLRIHKQIAKERLNTEKGIKYRKRRPADIEPVFANLKHNHGFRRFLLKGMSKTEVEIGLLSIAHNLRKWKA
- a CDS encoding cation diffusion facilitator family transporter: MASSKTSIYGALVANLLIAITKFIAGIIGKSGSMISEAIHSLVDTVNEVLLLLGIYRSKKEPDSLHPFGYGKELYFWSFIVSILIFGLGGGISIYQGIVHIREPEPLGNPLMSYWVLGLSVLFEGASLVIAIKHFKQVRGQTPFWEAVVKSKDPSNFLVLFEDSAAVAGLFVVGICLYLNQRYNMPV